One stretch of Actinacidiphila sp. DG2A-62 DNA includes these proteins:
- a CDS encoding discoidin domain-containing protein, producing the protein MRRRRAIGAAAVATAALCLTCLPAAQTSASTPPAAHGAGPAPQAQVWVTTADGAQRLQQQPPVAFAAGASDLTTITVDPNRRYQSVDGFGGALTDSSAAVLSSLPSQARDAAMKQLFDPRQGIGVSFLRQPVGSSDFTAATAHYTYDDVPAGQTDFGLKHFSIAHDQAQILPLLRRAEQLNPRLTVLATPWSPPAWMKDSGSLVGGHLKDDPAVYQAYARYLVKFVQAYAAAGVRVDYLTVQNEPQNRKPNAYPGTDLPVRQEAAVIEALGPLLHRASPHTKILAYDHNWTTHPDDVKTAQQLGEDPETDYPYQVLDGPAARWVAGTAYHCYAGDPSAQSALHDAHPDKGIWFTECSGSHGATDTPDQIFRGTLTWHARTITVGTTRNWAKSVADWNLALDPSGGPHNGGCDTCTAFLTVRPDGTVTQNAEFYTIGHLSKFVEPGAVRIASTNYGTTGWNGQLTDVAFRNPDGSTALVVHNENDAPRSFAVAVGDRSFAYTLPGGALATFTWPGSPALTSPLHAVPLTGATVTASPAGQGAPGLAADDDGSTRWTSGAAQSPGQYLQLDLGRRTAFRRVAVDSGDNLGDYARGWQVSLSDDGTHWRTAASGPGTGQLTTVDLRPTAARYVRVTQTGTAGNWWSVADVRLYR; encoded by the coding sequence ATGAGGAGACGACGCGCCATCGGCGCCGCCGCCGTCGCGACCGCCGCGCTCTGCCTGACCTGCCTGCCCGCGGCGCAGACCTCCGCCAGCACCCCGCCGGCCGCCCACGGCGCCGGGCCGGCGCCGCAGGCACAGGTGTGGGTCACCACCGCCGACGGCGCGCAGCGGCTCCAGCAGCAGCCGCCCGTCGCCTTCGCCGCCGGCGCGTCCGACCTGACCACCATCACCGTCGACCCGAACCGGCGCTACCAGAGCGTCGACGGCTTCGGCGGCGCGCTCACCGACTCCTCGGCCGCCGTGCTCTCCTCGCTGCCGTCCCAGGCCCGCGACGCGGCGATGAAGCAGCTGTTCGACCCCCGGCAGGGCATCGGCGTCTCCTTCCTGCGCCAGCCGGTCGGCTCCTCGGACTTCACCGCCGCGACCGCGCACTACACCTACGACGACGTGCCCGCCGGCCAGACCGACTTCGGCCTGAAGCACTTCAGCATCGCCCACGACCAGGCGCAGATCCTGCCGCTGCTGCGCCGCGCCGAGCAGCTCAACCCGCGGCTGACCGTGCTGGCCACGCCCTGGAGCCCGCCGGCCTGGATGAAGGACTCCGGCTCCCTGGTCGGCGGCCACCTCAAGGACGATCCCGCGGTCTACCAGGCGTACGCCCGCTACCTGGTGAAGTTCGTGCAGGCGTACGCCGCGGCCGGCGTGCGGGTGGACTACCTGACGGTCCAGAACGAGCCGCAGAACCGCAAGCCCAACGCCTACCCCGGCACCGACCTGCCGGTCCGCCAGGAGGCCGCCGTCATCGAGGCGCTCGGACCGCTGCTGCACCGCGCCAGCCCGCACACCAAGATCCTTGCCTACGACCACAACTGGACCACCCACCCCGACGACGTCAAGACCGCGCAGCAGCTCGGCGAGGACCCCGAGACCGACTACCCGTACCAGGTGCTGGACGGGCCGGCCGCCCGGTGGGTCGCCGGCACCGCCTACCACTGCTACGCCGGCGACCCCAGCGCCCAGAGCGCCCTGCACGACGCGCACCCCGACAAGGGCATCTGGTTCACCGAGTGCTCCGGCTCGCACGGCGCGACCGACACCCCCGACCAGATCTTCCGCGGCACCCTGACCTGGCACGCCCGCACCATCACCGTGGGCACCACCCGCAACTGGGCCAAGTCCGTCGCGGACTGGAACCTCGCGCTCGACCCCTCCGGCGGTCCGCACAACGGCGGCTGCGACACCTGCACGGCGTTCCTGACGGTGCGCCCCGACGGCACGGTCACCCAGAACGCGGAGTTCTACACCATCGGCCACCTCTCGAAGTTCGTGGAGCCCGGCGCCGTCCGCATCGCCAGCACCAACTACGGCACCACCGGCTGGAACGGCCAGCTCACCGACGTGGCCTTCCGCAACCCCGACGGCTCCACCGCGCTGGTGGTGCACAACGAGAACGACGCGCCGCGGTCCTTCGCCGTCGCCGTGGGCGACCGGAGCTTCGCCTACACCCTGCCCGGCGGCGCACTGGCCACCTTCACCTGGCCCGGCAGCCCGGCGCTGACCAGCCCGCTGCACGCCGTGCCGCTGACCGGGGCCACCGTCACCGCCTCGCCGGCCGGCCAGGGCGCGCCGGGGCTCGCGGCCGACGACGACGGCAGCACCCGCTGGACCAGCGGCGCCGCCCAGAGCCCCGGCCAGTACCTCCAGCTCGACCTCGGCCGGCGCACCGCGTTCCGCCGGGTCGCCGTCGACAGCGGCGACAACCTCGGCGACTACGCCCGCGGCTGGCAGGTCTCCCTGAGCGACGACGGCACGCACTGGCGGACCGCCGCGAGCGGCCCGGGCACCGGCCAGCTCACCACCGTCGACCTGCGGCCCACCGCCGCGCGCTACGTCCGTGTCACCCAGACCGGCACGGCCGGCAACTGGTGGAGCGTCGCCGACGTCCGCCTCTACCGCTGA
- a CDS encoding DMT family transporter → MAWVLVVAAGLLEVVWSVGMKYTEGFTRLWPSLLTGAGIAGSMLLLAQAARTLPIGTAYGVWVGMGAAGAAIVGMALLGEPLSVARVFFVVLLVVAVVGLKATSGR, encoded by the coding sequence ATGGCATGGGTCCTCGTCGTCGCCGCTGGCCTGCTCGAGGTCGTCTGGTCCGTCGGCATGAAGTACACCGAAGGCTTCACCCGCCTGTGGCCGAGCCTTCTCACCGGCGCCGGCATCGCCGGCAGCATGCTGCTCCTGGCCCAGGCCGCCAGGACGCTGCCCATCGGCACCGCCTACGGCGTCTGGGTGGGCATGGGCGCGGCCGGCGCGGCGATCGTCGGCATGGCACTGCTCGGTGAGCCGCTGAGCGTCGCGCGCGTCTTCTTCGTCGTCCTGCTGGTGGTCGCCGTCGTCGGCCTGAAGGCGACCTCGGGCCGCTGA
- a CDS encoding MFS transporter produces the protein MTTALSIPAVPLWRRRDFVLLATARVVSVLGNGFARVALAFAVLALPGAGPGRLSLVLACQAVPQLAFVLVGGVIADRMSRSRLMATADVVGAAAYAGLAAMVLAHHAPLPAMCLLAVAAGTATALFAPAMDGVVPLVVPAERLQQANGLLRVGTNVSLLLGLALSGVTVAWLGAGWALALNAASFVLSAVLTSLLAVGGRPRARSSGWADLREGWREFASRQWLWAVVAQYTVVVAALNANAGVLGPLAADQGLGGARAWSVIVAAQALGAIAGAGLAARVRVRRPVLVAVLATVPSALPIALLGAGAPVWPVAAAMFVSGVSSDVFAVLWSTTVQREVPEEALSRVSSYDWFGSLAFAPLGLLVAGPAAAAWGTGRMLLVCAALIVLASAGALLAPQVRTLRAREPAAGPVGAPVAAAGAAGPDVEPAGGEAGR, from the coding sequence GTGACGACCGCGCTCTCGATCCCCGCCGTACCGCTGTGGCGCCGACGGGACTTCGTCCTCCTCGCGACGGCGCGCGTGGTCTCGGTGCTCGGCAACGGCTTCGCCCGCGTCGCGCTGGCCTTCGCCGTCCTGGCCCTCCCCGGCGCGGGCCCCGGCCGGCTGTCGCTGGTGCTGGCCTGCCAGGCGGTGCCGCAGCTGGCGTTCGTGCTGGTGGGCGGCGTGATCGCGGACCGGATGTCGCGCTCGCGGCTGATGGCGACGGCCGATGTCGTGGGCGCGGCGGCGTACGCGGGGCTGGCCGCGATGGTGCTGGCGCACCACGCTCCGCTGCCGGCGATGTGCCTGCTCGCGGTGGCGGCGGGCACCGCGACGGCGCTCTTCGCGCCCGCCATGGACGGTGTGGTGCCGCTGGTGGTGCCCGCCGAGCGGCTGCAGCAGGCCAACGGGCTGCTGCGGGTGGGCACCAACGTCTCGCTGCTGCTGGGCCTGGCGCTGTCGGGGGTGACGGTGGCGTGGCTCGGCGCGGGCTGGGCGCTGGCCCTGAACGCCGCGTCGTTCGTGCTGAGCGCCGTGCTGACGTCGCTGCTGGCGGTCGGCGGGCGGCCCCGGGCGCGGTCCTCGGGGTGGGCGGATCTGCGCGAAGGGTGGCGGGAGTTCGCCTCCCGGCAGTGGCTGTGGGCGGTCGTCGCGCAGTACACGGTGGTCGTCGCGGCGCTCAACGCCAACGCGGGGGTGCTCGGCCCGCTGGCCGCCGACCAGGGGCTCGGCGGCGCGCGGGCCTGGTCGGTGATCGTGGCGGCGCAGGCGCTCGGCGCGATCGCGGGCGCCGGGCTCGCGGCGCGGGTGCGGGTGCGGCGGCCGGTTCTGGTGGCGGTGCTGGCGACCGTGCCGTCCGCGCTGCCGATCGCCCTGCTCGGCGCGGGGGCGCCGGTGTGGCCGGTGGCGGCGGCGATGTTCGTCTCGGGCGTGTCCTCCGACGTCTTCGCCGTGCTGTGGTCGACCACGGTGCAGCGCGAGGTGCCGGAGGAGGCGCTGTCGCGGGTCAGCTCCTACGACTGGTTCGGCTCGCTGGCGTTCGCCCCGCTGGGGCTGCTCGTGGCCGGGCCCGCGGCGGCGGCGTGGGGGACGGGCCGGATGTTGCTGGTGTGCGCGGCGCTGATCGTGCTCGCCTCCGCGGGGGCGTTGCTGGCCCCGCAGGTGCGTACGCTGCGGGCGCGGGAACCGGCCGCCGGGCCCGTCGGCGCGCCGGTCGCCGCCGCGGGAGCGGCGGGACCGGACGTGGAGCCGGCCGGCGGTGAGGCGGGGCGGTGA
- a CDS encoding inorganic phosphate transporter: MDHITFLVAMVIVTALAFDFTNGFHDTANAMATSIATGALRPKIAVAVSGVLNLAGAFMSTEVAKTVSGGIVDDSLVTPGMIFAGLVGAIMWNLMTWLLGLPSSSSHALFGGLIGAVWVGAGRHGVHFDKVVEKILIPAVASPVVAGVAALIATYLAYRITQRAESDTVSKGFRAGQIASASLVSLAHGTNDAQKTMGVITLALISCGALGHDADPPVWVILTAGLAIALGTYIGGWRIIRTMGKGLVDIESPQGFAAESASTAVILTSANLGFALSTTQVCSGGILGAGVGRRLAEVRWGTAGQMALAWLVTLPAAAAVGAVAAGVVVHGGTTGIVLIALAAAAVALVIVALSRRNPVHADNVNNSPVTEVRAPAAAGAGA; the protein is encoded by the coding sequence ATGGACCACATCACCTTCCTTGTGGCAATGGTCATCGTCACGGCCCTGGCCTTCGACTTCACGAACGGCTTCCATGACACCGCGAACGCGATGGCGACCTCCATCGCCACCGGCGCACTGCGGCCGAAAATCGCCGTGGCGGTCAGCGGGGTGCTGAACCTGGCCGGCGCGTTCATGTCCACCGAGGTCGCCAAGACCGTCTCCGGCGGCATCGTCGACGACTCGCTGGTGACCCCCGGCATGATCTTCGCCGGGCTGGTCGGCGCGATCATGTGGAATCTGATGACATGGCTGCTCGGACTGCCGTCGAGCTCCTCGCACGCGCTGTTCGGCGGGCTGATCGGCGCGGTGTGGGTGGGCGCCGGGCGGCACGGCGTGCACTTCGACAAGGTGGTCGAGAAGATCCTGATCCCCGCCGTCGCCTCGCCGGTCGTGGCCGGCGTCGCGGCGCTGATCGCCACCTACCTCGCCTACCGGATCACCCAGCGGGCCGAGTCGGACACCGTCTCCAAGGGATTCAGGGCCGGGCAGATCGCCTCCGCGTCGCTGGTCTCCCTCGCCCACGGCACCAACGACGCGCAGAAGACGATGGGCGTGATCACCCTCGCGCTGATCTCCTGCGGCGCGCTCGGCCACGACGCCGACCCGCCGGTGTGGGTCATCCTGACCGCCGGGCTGGCCATCGCGCTCGGCACCTACATCGGCGGCTGGCGGATCATCAGGACGATGGGCAAGGGTCTGGTGGACATCGAGTCCCCGCAGGGCTTCGCCGCCGAGTCCGCGTCCACCGCGGTCATCCTGACCTCCGCCAACCTCGGCTTCGCCCTGTCGACCACCCAGGTGTGCTCCGGCGGCATCCTCGGCGCGGGCGTCGGCCGCCGGCTTGCCGAGGTCCGCTGGGGCACCGCCGGCCAGATGGCGCTGGCCTGGCTGGTGACGCTGCCCGCGGCCGCCGCCGTCGGCGCGGTCGCCGCCGGCGTCGTGGTGCACGGCGGCACCACCGGGATCGTGCTGATCGCGCTGGCCGCCGCGGCCGTCGCCCTGGTCATCGTGGCGCTGTCCCGGCGGAACCCGGTGCACGCGGACAACGTGAACAACAGCCCGGTCACCGAAGTCCGCGCGCCTGCTGCTGCCGGCGCGGGCGCCTGA
- the ppk2 gene encoding polyphosphate kinase 2, translated as MRVDYSDHDDPVLIRPDGTAVDTWRENYPYDTRMQRPEYELHKRMQQIELLKLQSWVKETGQRIVIVFEGRDAAGKGGTIKRFVEHLNPRGARVVALEKPTERESGQWYFQRYVAHLPTAGEIVMFDRSWYNRAGVERVMGFCTDEEYRRFVRQAPLFERMLVDDGIHLVKFWFSVSRDEQRTRFTIRQVDPVRQWKLSPMDLASLDRWDDYTRAKVAMFRETDTAYAPWTVVKSNDKKRARVEAMRSVLARFDYTDRDDEVVGTPDPLIVGAAATLLEAGEDEEHRGGGAGDPAR; from the coding sequence ATGCGCGTCGACTACTCCGACCACGACGACCCGGTCCTGATCCGCCCCGACGGCACCGCCGTCGACACCTGGCGGGAGAACTACCCGTACGACACGCGCATGCAGCGCCCCGAGTACGAACTGCACAAGCGCATGCAGCAGATCGAGCTGCTGAAGCTGCAGAGCTGGGTCAAGGAGACCGGACAGCGCATCGTCATCGTCTTCGAGGGGCGCGACGCGGCCGGCAAGGGCGGCACCATCAAACGCTTCGTGGAGCACCTGAACCCGCGCGGCGCGCGCGTGGTCGCGCTGGAGAAGCCCACCGAGCGCGAGAGCGGCCAGTGGTACTTCCAGCGCTACGTCGCGCATCTGCCCACGGCGGGGGAGATCGTCATGTTCGACCGGTCCTGGTACAACCGGGCCGGCGTCGAGCGCGTGATGGGCTTCTGCACCGACGAGGAGTACCGCCGCTTCGTCCGGCAGGCGCCGCTGTTCGAGCGGATGCTCGTCGACGACGGGATCCACCTGGTGAAATTCTGGTTCTCGGTGTCCCGCGACGAGCAGCGCACCCGGTTCACCATCCGCCAGGTCGACCCGGTCCGGCAGTGGAAGCTCAGCCCGATGGACCTGGCGTCGCTGGACCGGTGGGACGACTACACGCGGGCGAAGGTCGCGATGTTCCGGGAGACCGACACCGCGTACGCGCCCTGGACGGTGGTCAAGAGCAACGACAAGAAGCGGGCCCGGGTGGAGGCCATGCGCAGCGTGCTGGCCCGCTTCGACTACACCGACCGCGACGACGAGGTGGTCGGCACCCCCGACCCGCTGATCGTCGGCGCCGCGGCCACGCTGCTGGAGGCCGGCGAGGACGAGGAGCACCGCGGCGGCGGCGCGGGCGATCCCGCGCGATGA
- a CDS encoding P1 family peptidase, whose amino-acid sequence MDQGGRGHGSGSDNGPGNGPGPGAGPGPANGLGDVAGLRVGHAQRVGGGWLSGVTVVLAPEGGAVTAVDVRGGGPGTRETDALDPRNLVQRVEAVVLAGGSAFGLDAASGVAAWLEEHGRGFPVGGPGRVVPVVPAAALFDLGRGGDWHARPDAAMGRAAIEAAAAARPGEPVGQGCVGAGTGAVAGGLKSGVGTASTVLPSGATVAALAVVNAAGSAVDPDTGALWGARPAWADEFGLDGAPLPAPALSRARRLIAAEAEAAAEAAAGYGDEAGSTGAGPFHTTLAVVATDAALSRAQAQKLAGGAHDGLARAVRPAHLLSDGDTVFAMATCARPLLPPGSAGDAAADPAFGVHREAGALDLLLAAGADVLTRAVLHAVLRAQSVETPAGRFLSYRDLYRPHGPAPR is encoded by the coding sequence ATGGACCAGGGCGGACGCGGACATGGCAGCGGATCTGACAACGGGCCTGGGAACGGCCCCGGACCCGGCGCCGGACCCGGGCCCGCGAACGGGCTGGGCGACGTCGCCGGCCTGCGGGTCGGGCACGCGCAGCGCGTCGGCGGCGGCTGGCTGAGCGGCGTCACGGTGGTGCTCGCGCCCGAGGGCGGCGCGGTGACCGCCGTCGACGTGCGCGGCGGCGGCCCCGGCACCCGGGAGACCGACGCGCTGGACCCGCGCAACCTCGTGCAGCGCGTCGAGGCGGTGGTGCTCGCCGGCGGCAGCGCCTTCGGGCTCGACGCGGCGTCCGGTGTGGCGGCGTGGCTGGAGGAGCACGGGCGCGGCTTCCCGGTGGGCGGCCCCGGCAGAGTGGTGCCGGTGGTGCCGGCCGCCGCGCTGTTCGACCTCGGCCGCGGCGGCGACTGGCACGCCCGGCCCGACGCCGCGATGGGCCGCGCCGCGATCGAGGCCGCGGCGGCTGCGCGGCCCGGCGAGCCGGTCGGCCAGGGCTGCGTCGGAGCGGGAACGGGCGCGGTCGCCGGCGGCCTCAAGAGCGGCGTCGGCACGGCGAGCACGGTGCTGCCCTCGGGCGCCACGGTCGCGGCGCTCGCGGTCGTCAACGCGGCGGGCTCGGCCGTCGACCCGGACACCGGGGCGCTGTGGGGCGCGCGGCCGGCGTGGGCGGACGAGTTCGGCCTCGACGGCGCGCCGCTGCCGGCGCCGGCGCTGTCCCGGGCGCGGCGCCTGATCGCGGCCGAGGCGGAGGCCGCCGCCGAGGCGGCAGCTGGATACGGGGACGAAGCAGGCAGCACTGGGGCCGGCCCGTTCCACACCACCCTCGCGGTCGTCGCGACCGACGCCGCGCTCAGCCGCGCCCAGGCGCAGAAGCTCGCCGGCGGCGCGCACGACGGGCTCGCCCGCGCGGTGCGCCCGGCGCACCTGCTGTCCGACGGCGACACGGTCTTCGCGATGGCCACCTGCGCCCGCCCGCTGCTGCCGCCGGGTTCGGCCGGGGACGCCGCGGCGGACCCGGCGTTCGGGGTCCACCGGGAGGCCGGCGCGCTCGATCTGCTTCTCGCGGCCGGAGCCGACGTGCTCACCCGGGCCGTACTGCACGCGGTCCTCCGCGCGCAGAGCGTCGAGACGCCCGCGGGCCGCTTCCTCTCCTACCGCGACCTGTACCGGCCGCACGGTCCGGCGCCCCGCTGA
- a CDS encoding AI-2E family transporter yields MPDTPADAAALAAPASAAGPGPSAAPAASGPGPHDPAPPGSEAGAVTAAPAGAGAGAVTVAPVGHGAGAVPTTAPAGSGAGALLTAAPPGPGGDAGAAAAAPGSPPDGPARRPRPAGPGAPARRSWFAAGFTAALGAVLAWTLAQAVLQLSTLLSLLLLSGFIAVSLEPVVAWLCRRGLPRGCAVAGVVLVLTAVLAGFVALVIPPVNAAIAALTDGVPRWRRQLHDHRSALGRLEDHYHVIEKARAQLGAGLGASDLAGGVLGAWLVVGALTSTVVVITVTLYVMAALPAIKRFCYRFVPGTRRARAERVAEEILGRVGRFMLGNIVTSAVAGLATFVWCEAIGVPYPAALGFFVALMDMIPVIGSTVGGVVVSFVALSVSLPVALATAVFYIAFRVAEDYLIMPRAMKFAVNVHPVVTVVAVLAGGSLLGVIGGLVAIPAAAALGMVLDEFVFPRTDAS; encoded by the coding sequence ATGCCCGACACACCGGCCGACGCCGCCGCGCTCGCGGCGCCCGCGAGCGCGGCGGGCCCCGGACCGTCGGCCGCCCCGGCCGCGAGCGGACCCGGGCCGCACGACCCCGCGCCGCCTGGCTCCGAGGCGGGAGCCGTGACCGCGGCACCCGCCGGCGCCGGAGCGGGGGCGGTGACCGTCGCACCGGTCGGCCACGGAGCGGGAGCCGTGCCGACCACCGCGCCCGCCGGCTCCGGAGCAGGAGCCCTCCTGACCGCCGCACCGCCCGGCCCCGGAGGGGACGCCGGGGCGGCTGCCGCCGCGCCCGGCTCCCCGCCGGACGGCCCCGCGCGCCGCCCGCGCCCCGCGGGGCCCGGCGCGCCCGCGCGCCGCTCGTGGTTCGCCGCCGGCTTCACCGCCGCACTCGGCGCGGTCCTGGCCTGGACGCTGGCGCAGGCCGTACTGCAGCTGAGCACCCTGCTCAGCCTGCTGCTGCTCTCCGGCTTCATCGCGGTCAGCCTCGAACCGGTGGTGGCGTGGCTGTGCCGGCGCGGACTGCCCAGGGGCTGCGCGGTGGCCGGCGTGGTGCTGGTCCTCACCGCCGTGCTGGCCGGCTTCGTCGCCCTGGTCATCCCGCCGGTGAACGCCGCCATCGCCGCGCTCACCGACGGCGTGCCGCGCTGGCGCCGCCAACTGCACGACCACCGCTCCGCGCTGGGCCGGCTGGAGGACCACTACCACGTCATCGAGAAGGCCCGCGCCCAGCTCGGCGCCGGGCTGGGCGCCTCCGACCTGGCGGGCGGGGTGCTGGGCGCCTGGCTGGTGGTCGGCGCCCTCACCTCCACGGTCGTGGTGATCACCGTGACCCTGTACGTGATGGCCGCGCTGCCGGCCATCAAGCGGTTCTGCTACCGCTTCGTGCCCGGCACCCGCAGGGCCCGCGCCGAGCGGGTGGCGGAGGAGATCCTCGGCCGGGTCGGCCGCTTCATGCTCGGCAACATCGTCACCTCCGCGGTCGCCGGACTGGCCACCTTCGTGTGGTGCGAGGCGATCGGCGTGCCGTACCCGGCGGCGCTCGGCTTCTTCGTCGCGCTGATGGACATGATCCCGGTGATCGGCTCCACCGTCGGGGGAGTGGTGGTGAGCTTCGTGGCGCTGTCGGTGTCGCTGCCCGTCGCGCTCGCCACCGCCGTCTTCTACATCGCCTTCCGGGTCGCCGAGGACTACCTGATCATGCCCCGGGCGATGAAGTTCGCGGTGAACGTGCACCCGGTGGTCACCGTCGTCGCGGTGCTGGCCGGCGGATCGCTGCTCGGCGTCATCGGCGGTCTCGTCGCCATCCCGGCCGCCGCCGCGCTCGGCATGGTGCTGGACGAGTTCGTCTTCCCGCGCACCGACGCGTCCTGA